The genomic region CTTGCAGCGTTCGGTGGCGGGGCCGACGTCGGACGCTGACAGCTCGCGGACGAACGCGCCGAGGGCGCGGCCCAGGTCCACGGGGCGTCCCAACGAGTCGCCCTTCCAGAAGGGAAGTTTGCCGGGCTGGCCGAAGGCGGGCGAGACGAGCACGCGGTCGTGCGTGATGTCCTCGATCTTCCAGCTGGTGGCGCCGAGCGCGAAGATGTCGCCGACGCGGGATTCGTAGACCATTTCCTCGTCGAGCTCGCCGACCCGCCGGCCGCCCTTGGCCGGGGCCGTGCCCTTGCCGTCTCCCGCTCCGGCCGGCGAGGCTGATCCCTCGGTCTCCGTGCCAATGATGTAGACGCCGAACAGCCCGCGGTCCGGGATGGTGCCGCCGGACGTGACGGCCAGGCGCTGGGAGCCGGGCCTGCCCTCGATGGTCCCGGCGTTGCGGTCCCAGACGATACGGGGGCGGAGCTCGGCGAATTCATCCGAGGGGTAGCGGCCTGCCAGCAGGTCCAGCGTGGCCTCGAAGGCGGACCGGGGGAGCGTGGCGAACGGGGCCGAGCGGCGGACGGTGGAGAACCATTCCTCCACGTCTATGCTGCCCAGCGCGGTTGCCGCGACGGTCTGCTGGGCCAGGATGTCCAGGGGGTTGGCTGGCACGCTCAGCCGCTCGATCTTGCCGTCCAGCATGCGCTCAACGGTGATGGCGGTGTGCACGAGGTCCGCCCGGTGCTTCGGGAACAGGTAGCCCTGGGAGATCTCGCCCACCTGGTGCCCGGCGCGGCCCACCCGCTGCAGCCCGCTGGCCACCGATGGCGGCGACTCGACCTGCACGACGAGATCCACGGCGCCCATGTCGATGCCGAGTTCCAGCGATGACGTGGCCACCACGCAGCGCAGCCGGCCGGACTTGAGGTCGTCCTCGATCAGGGCGCGCTGGTCCTTGGACACGGAGCCGTGGTGGGCCCGGGCCAGCAGCGGCTCGGCCCCCGCGGTGCTTCCCGCCTGCGCCATCATGTGCGCAGGTGTGGCGGTCGACGTCGGGACACTTCCGGGCAGGGGTGGAGCGGGCTCATCCCAGCCTCCGCCCACCGTCAGGAGCTGGCGCTCCGCGTGGATTTCGTTGAGCCGCGCGGTCAGGCGTTCGGCAAGCCGGCGCGAGTTGGCAAAGACGATAGTGGACTGGTTGGCCAGCACAAGGTCCACGATCTTTTCCTCCACATGAGGCCAGATGGAGGCCTGCGGCTGCAGACCGGAGGCCGGCCCGGAATCGAAGGCTCCGGCGGCGCCCTGGAGATCGGACATGTCCTCCACGGGGACAGATACGGTGAGGTCCCAGTTCTTCCGCGAGGGCGGGGCCACGATCTCCACCGGTGCCGAACCGGCCAGGAACTGCGCCACGAGTTCCCTCGGCTCGACGGTGGCCGAGAGCCCGATCCGCTGCGCCGGCGCGGCGAGCAAAGCGTCAAGCCGCTCGAGCGAGACGGCGAGATGCGCGCCGCGCTTGGTGCCGGCCACGGCGTGGACCTCGTCCACGATGACGGTGTCCACCTCGCTGAGCGTTTCCCGCGCCCTGGAGGTGAGCATCAGGAAGAGGGACTCGGGGGTGGTGATCAGGATGTCCGGCGGGTTGCTGAGCAAGGAGCGGCGCTCGGAGGCGGGGGTATCGCCGGACCGGACTCCGACGGTGATCAGGGGAGCCGGCAGGTCCAGCCGCTTGGCGGTCTGGGTGATGCCGATGAGCGGGGACCGGAGGTTGCGTTCGACGTCGACGCCAAGCGCCTTGAGCGGGGAAATATACACTACCCGGGTTTTCCGCTTGGGCTTCCGTGTCCGGGGCTGTCTGGGCCTGGCTCCGGCGGGGGGTTCTTCAACGCGGGGCAGCACTTCAGCGTCCGGCAAAGCAGCGGCGGCTGCAGCCGACCCGGACACCAGGAGCCGGTCCAGCGCCCAGAGGAACGCCGCGAGGGTTTTGCCGGAGCCAGTGGGGGCGACCACCAGGGCGTGTGAACCCGACGAAATCGCGTTCCAGGCCCCCTGCTGGGCGGGGGTGGGCTCGGAGAATGCACCGAGGAACCACTCCCTGGTGGGCCGGCTGAACTGGCCCATGGAGTCCCCGGTGGACGTGCCGGCGGAATTGCCGGCGGGCTCCTGCGACTGCATGCCTCCATCATGCCTCACGGTACTGACACCTATAGGAACATCAGGTATGCCCTACCCGGCCGGGGGAAGGTCGCGGGTGGCCGGGCCCTCAAGGACCTGCCCGTCGCTGCTGAACCGGGAGCCGTGGAGCGGGCAGTCCCAGGACTTCTCGTTGTCGTTCCAGTGCAGGATTCCGCCCAGATGCGTGCATACCGCGGACAGGCTGCACGTCGTTCCGTCAACAGTGGACGTGGCCACGGGCTTCCGGCCGCTCATCGCCACGGTGCCCGTGCCCTCGGCCGGCACGGCGCCGTCCGCCGGTGGAAGCTTTTTCAGCCTGCCCCAGTCCTTTGCCAGCGTGGCGGCCACTCCGGCATTCAGAGTCACGGCCGAGGCTGCGCCCGGAGGCGATGTCACCCGGCGGTGGATGGTGTTGGCCCACGGCAGCTGGCCTCCGAGGATGTCCGCGGTGATTCCCAGAGATGCGGCCACCGCGTTGGTCATGCCCCATTTGTTGTAACCGGTGGCGAAGAAGATGCGTCCGCGGCCGCGGGGGAGCTTGCCGAAGAACGGCATGAGGTTGGTGGCCTGGTAATCCTGCGCGGACCACGTGTGGGTGACGGCGGCAACGGGGAAGTGCTGCCGCGCCCAGGACAGGACATCCTCCAGATGCGCCTGTTCCGAGCGTGCCTTTCCCACCGGATGCCCGTTGCCGCCCACGAGGAGCAGATTCCGGCCGTCCGCCGGGTAGTCCCGGATGGAACGCACGGGCTGCTCGACGGACAGGTACATGCCTTCGGGCGGTGTCGCATCTCCGGTCAGCTCCAGGGCTGCGGCGTAGGAGCGGTTTGGCTTGAGTTTGGCGAAGTAGAGGCCGCGGTTCAGGATCGGGCTGCCCGTGGCCAGCACTACCGAGTCGGCCTGGACCGATCCGCGGTCAACGTGGATGGTTGACGGCCCTGCGCCGGTGACGTTCCGGACCCGCACCCCTGTGACAATCCTGCCGCCGTGGCTCCGGACGTCCTCTGCCAGTGCAGTCAGTACATCCATGGGGTTGATCTGGGCCTGACCGCGGAGGCGCACAGCTCCCCGCACGGGAAACGGCAGGCCCGCATCCCGGACGTAGTCCACCTCCAAGTCGGCGCCGAGGGCCGCGACAAGCTCCCCGCGGACGGCTTCCGTGCCCTGCGGCGTGGTGGCGTAGGTGTAGGCGTCGCGCACCTGGAACGGCACACCGCGCTGCTCGAGATACCGCAGCAGCCACGCCTGTCCCTCCCGGTTGCCGGAGACGTAGGCGTCCACCACCTTCTGGGGGTACTGCTGCCGGAGGGCAGACAGCACGGTACCCTGCAGCAGGGTGACTTTGGCGGTGGTGTTGCCGGTTGCCACGGCGCCCAGCCCGCGTGCCTCCAGAACAAGCACGTCCTGTCCCGAGCGGGCCAGCAGCAGCGCCGTGGTCAGGCCGGTCAATCCCGCACCCACCACCGCGGTGTCAAAGGACTCGCCGGGAGTGAACGGATCGCTCGTGAAAGTGTCGGTACGGTCCAACCAGAGTGACGTCACGTGTCTCAACCTGCCTTTGGCCTGCGTCTTTGTCGCGAGGCGTTCCCGCGGCAGGCCTGGTGCTGCCCGCCAGGACCCCGACGTAATCGTAAGTGTACTTACGGAGTTAGGGTCCGAACAGGCTTGGAACAGGGCAAGTTGCTCGGGGCAAGCTTTGCGTCAGCGGGCCTGGAATGCCCCGATGCTCAGGAGCTCAATGGAGGCATTGCTGCAGGCATCCAAGGGCCGGGCCACGAACAGCGATGCAGTGTCCTCCGGCGGGTAGATCCGGAATCCGGCAGCAGCGGTCTTCTTGCAGTCCGGGTAGTTCCCTGCCTGCGTGTAACGGAGCACCGCGGTGCCCGACTTCCCGGGTGCCAGCAGGACATCCTGGACGGCGACGGAGGTGTCGCGCTGGGCCGGGGCCCCGATCGGTGGGCCGTTGGGTCCGGTGGTCAGGGACACGCCCGCGAACCCCTTTAGGTGGCAGGCAGACTTGCCGCTGTTGGTGAGGATCAGCTCCATGTAGACGCTGCCGGCGGCACCGCCGCCCGTGGCATCGGTGGTGGCCTCCAGTCCTGGGGCCTTGCACAGCTGGGTGCCGGCGGCGGTGGACTGCGGTTCCGCTGACGTCGAAGTTGGCGAAGCGGGCTGCGGTTGGGACGGCGAAGCAGAGGGCGACGGCGGGGTGGAAGCTTCGGGGGCTGCCTGCGTGCTGGGGGTGGCTGAGCCGGTTGCCGGTCCGGTTGCCGGTTCAGTTGTCCCCTGGGTGGCGGGCTGGCTTGGTCCGCAAGCGGTGAGCAGCAGCACCAGTGCGGCAGCCGCCGTCGTGCCTATTAGTCCGTTGTTGATTCGCTGAGGCCTCATGGCTTTAACATTGCGGGCGTTCCCACCGGAGTCAACGAAGGCGCGGCGGACACCCTGATTTGATGGCAGGATTGTGACCTAAGCTCGCGGACTCCATCCGTTCGGTTCAGGACGGTTATAGCCGACGCTGATGCAACGATAAACCAGTTTGCTATCGCAGAATTAGCCAATGTCGCGGTAAAAGTTGCGTTGATCTGCAGATTTCGGTGTGCCAAACTGATCTTGGTCTCGCTTGTCCATACCTTGTAGGAAGCGAAAAGCCGGCAAGGGAAATCCGGCAAGGAAAAATGCTCACAGTCTGGCCGCGGTCCATCATGATTCCCGTGGCCAGAAGTGTCCTCCGGTAAGGGGGACGCGCAGGGTTGAGGGGAGACAGCTCGGCACTCGTCCACGGCAACGCCGCTGTGGACGTTCCTGAAGAGGCGCATCAGTCATTGGTTTCCGGCAACGCCGCCGAAGCCAATAACGATGGGGGCTGAGGTTATGACCGGTTGGCTTGTCCGCTGGAGTCTTAAGTTTCGATTAATTGTTTTAGCCGCTGCTGCCGGCATTCTGGGGTTCGGATTAACCACCCTGCCGTCAATGCCAGTGGATAACCTTCCAGAATTCTCTCCACCGCATGTGGAGATTCAAACCGAGGCACTGGGCCTGTCCGCCGTGGAGGTCGAACAGCTTATTACCTCGCCTATGGAGGCCGACCTGCTGAACGGGGTTGCCTGGCTCGACGAAATTCGTTCGAAGTCAGTCCCGGGCCTCTCTTCGATTGAGATGATTTTTGAGCCTGGCACCGATATCCTCCGTGCCCGGCAGCTCGTTGCAGAGCGGCTGACGCAGGCCTTCGCGCTGCCCAACGTGTCAACTCCGCCGGTACTGATGCAGCCGCTCTCCTCGACGAGCCGCGTCATGATGGTGCAGATGTCCTCACAGGACGTGTCGCCAATCGACATGTCCGTCCTGGCCCGCTGGGATGTCAAGCCGGCGCTCATGGGTGTCCCGGGCGTGGCAAACGTCTCCATTTACGGCCAGCGCGAACAGCAGCTGCAGGTGCAGGTGGACCCGAAGCAGCTCCACGCGAAAAACGTCACCCTTAACCAGGTGGTTGAGACCGCCGGCAATGCGGTGTGGGTGTCCCCGTTGAGCTTCCTGGAAGCATCAACCCCGGGCACAGGCGGCTTCCTTGAGTCCGCCAACCAGCGCATCGGCATCCAGCACGTGCTTCCGATCCGGACACCGGCAGACCTCGGCAAGGTCAGCGTTGAAGGCGCATCCGACAAGTCGCTGACGCTGGCCGACGTCACCACCCTGAGTGAGGACCACCAGCCGCTGATCGGCGATGCTGTCACCGGCAAGTCGCCCGGCCTGCTGCTGGTCATCGAGAAGTTCCCGGACACGAGCGTCGCCGACGTGACGCAAGGCGTCGAGGCGGTGCTGGACGGTCTGCGTCCGGGCCTTTCCGGCATCACCGTGGACTCCACCGTGTTCCGCCCGGCCTCCTTCGTTGAGTCCGCCGTTGGCAGCCTCGGTCTTGCCCTGCTGGTCAGTCTCCTGATGGTTACGGCGCTGATCGGCTTCGCATTCCGGTCCTGGCGGTACGCCCTGCTGGCCTTCATCGCCATTTCCGTGGCGGCCATGGCTGCGGCGCTGGTGCTGCAGTTCCAGGGAGCGGTCCTGAACGTCATGGCGTTCGCGGGCCTGGTCCTTGCCCTCCTCGTGGTCATCGGCGATGTCATCACCGACCTGCACAGCTTCCGGCGGGAATCGGCCGATGACCGGGTGTCACGCGAAGCCCTGCTTGCCCACGGGCTGCAGCGGTCCCGCGTGCCTGTCCTGTTCGCCGGACTTGCCGCTCTGCTTGCCCTCACGCCGGCGCTGTTTGTCCCGGGTGTGGAGGGTGCGTTCCTGAAGCCCCTGGTGCTGTCCTACCTGTTGGCCACCGCTGTGGCGATGCTCGTGGCGCTGACGGTGACGCCGGCATTGGCGGTCCTGCTGCTGCGGGGTCACAGGCGGCCACGGCGCAGCCTTTCGGTGGTTCGCAAGGCCCGGCTCGGTTACGAGCGCTCGGCGCGGGCCTTCACCGGAAAGGTGGCCACGGTGTTCGCCCTTGCGGCGGCAGCAATGGCCATCGCCGCACTTGCCATCATTCCGTCCGCTACGAAGGAGCTTCCTGTTGTGGCCGCTGTTCCCGACCGCACCCTCCTCGTGGAATGGGAGGCGGCGGCAAGCACAGGTACCGATGTGATGAACAGGGTAATGACCAATGCCAGCGAAGAGCTGAGCGGAATCCGCGGAGTCTCTTCCGTGGGCGGCCACGTTGGACGTGCCATCACCTCCGATAGCTCCTCTGACGTCAATGCCGGCGAGCTCTGGGTGACCATGGAGGACGGCGCCAACATCAGCAGCGTGCGCTCCGAGGTGCAGGAGATTGTTGAGGGGTACCCGGGTCTGACGGCGAAGGTGACCACCTACCCGGAGCAGCAGGTTGCTGCTGCCAGTGAAATCGACAACCGCCAGTTCAGGGTGCGCGTTTTCGGCGTTGACCTGGACATCCTCCGGCAGAAAGCAGACGAAATCCGCGGAATCCTGTCGCGTACGGACGGCGTGGTTGAGCCGCAGGTGGATGTCACGGTAGACCAGCCTGTTGCGGAAATCGAGGTTGACCTCGCCAAGGCGCAGAAGCAGGGCATCAAGCCCGGCGATGTCCGGCGTGCGGCTGCCACCGTCCTGCAGGGCATCGAGGTGGGGTACCTGTTCGAGCAGCAAAAGGTGTTCCAGGTGATCGTCAAGGGTACGGAATCCACCCGGAACAGCCTGACAAGTGTTACCGACATGATGGTTGACAAGCCTGAAGGCGGGCAGGTCCGGCTGGGTGACGTGGCCAAGGTCACGCTCCGCCCGAACCAGACCGTGATCCATCATGACGACACCTCCAGGCGCGTCGACGTCGTGGCCAATATTCAGGGCCGCAGCCTCGGTGACGTCACCAGCGATGTCCAGGCCGCCATCAAGGGCATGCAGTTCCCCGTGGAGTACCACGCTGAGATCCCGCCGCAGTACGCCGAAAAGCAAGCTGCCGGTGCGCTCATCTGGTGGCTCGCCCTGGCGGCGGCAGCCGGCATCCTGGTCCTGCTGCTGACGGTCCTCGGCAACTGGCGGCTCGCAGGGCTCGTCTTCCTGCTGCTTCCGGTTGCACTCTCCGGCGGAATCCTCGCCGCCGACCTGGCCGGCGGTTTCGGCTCCGTGTACGTGCTGGTGGCGCTGGCGGCGGTGCTCGCCCTGGCGATCAGAGACGTGGTCATGTTGATGGGAACCTATCAATCACTGCAGTCCCGTGCCCCGTCGGCCTCGCCGGCACATCTCATGCGGCAGGCAGCCGGAGAGCGGCTTCTGCCAACTGTTTTGACCACCGTGATCACCGGACTGGCGCTGGTGCCGCTGGTGCTGCTCGGCGGGCCGGTCGGCGGAGGCATGCTCCTTCCGCTGGCGCTGGTTGTGTGGGGCGGGCTTATTACCACCGCCCTGCTGACCCTCTTTATTCTGCCGATCCTCTTCCTCCGCATTGGTCCACGCACCAACACGGACTGGGGGAGCTCATTGGTGATTAACAACGGACCAGTTCTGCCAGAGAGGTCGGAATTGTCATGAAAAGCAATAGTGATTTTGGCGGCTGGCGTTCTGTTCTGGTGCTGGTCTGCGCAGCGTCCATTGGCCTCTCCGGATGTGCCACAGTGAAAACCGCCGCGGCGCCCGCCGGGCAGGCAGCGTCCACCATGGAGAAAGCCGGCCCGGACCTGAACAAACTGACGCTGACGGATAAGGCAGTGGAAAGGCTGGGCGTGACCACGGTCAAGGTGACCAAGGGTGAAGGCAGTCCGCTGCAGGTGCCCTACGGCTCACTGGTCTATGACGCCAACGGAAAGACCTGGGTCTACACCAATCCCGAGCCCCGGACCTACATCCGGGCAGCGGTGACGGTGGACAAGATCGCCGACAACAAGGTGCAGCTCCAGTCCGGTCCCCCTGCTGGAACCGATGTTGTCACCGTTGGTGCCGCGGAACTGTTCGGTGCCGAATTCGGCACAAAGGGTCACTGACATGCGCCGGATTGTCGGGTTCAGCCTGAAATTCCGCGCCTTGGTGGTGGCCATCGCCGTGGGAATGATGGCGTTCGGCGGCGTCCAGCTCAGCACGGCCTCGGTGGACGTCTTTCCCGAATTTGCGCCGCCGAAGGTGGAGATTCAGACTATCTGCATCGGCCTTACCGCTGCCGAGGTGGAGCAGTTGGTTTCCGTTCCCCTCGAAGACGCCCTCAACGGCGTCGAGAGTCTGGATGAGATCCGCTCCAAGTCCGTGGAGCAGCTGTCCTCGATCGTGCTGATTTTCGCCCCGGGGGCGGACCTGCTCAAGGCGCGCCAGCTGGTCTCAGAGCGGATCGCCACCGTCATTCCGTCGCTGCCCACCTGGGCGGCGCCGCCGGTGATCCTGCAGCCGCTGTCGTCCACCAGCCGCGTCATGAAGATCGGGCTGACTTCGGACCAGCGCTCGCTCATGGAAATGTCCATGATCACGTACTGGAAGATCCGCGCCCACCTGCTGCGGGTCCCCGGTGTGGCCAACGTGGCCATCTGGGGCGAGCGTCTGCAGATGCTGCAGGTGCAAGCGATTCCGGACAAGCTGAAGGCCAATGACGTCAGCCTGAACCAGGTCATGGAGGTCACCGCAAACGCCCTCGACGCCGGCCTGCTGCAGTATTCGCCGGGTTCCGTCATCGGCACCGGCGGCCACATTGAGACGCCCAACCAGCGGCTCGGCATCCAGCACGTGCTGCCGATCACCACTCCGAAGGACCTCGCCGAGATCACCATCGAGGAGAAGAACGGGAAACCGCTACGCCTTGGTGACGTGGCCAACGTCGTGGAAGACCACCAGGCGCTCATTGGCGACGCCGTGATCAACCAGGGTCCCGGGCTGATGCTTATCGTCGAAAAACTTCCCTGGGGCAACACCCTGGAAGTTACCAGGGGCGTTGAGGCTGCTCTGCAGCAGATGGAGCCGGGACTCAGCGGCATCACC from Arthrobacter globiformis harbors:
- a CDS encoding FAD-dependent oxidoreductase translates to MTSLWLDRTDTFTSDPFTPGESFDTAVVGAGLTGLTTALLLARSGQDVLVLEARGLGAVATGNTTAKVTLLQGTVLSALRQQYPQKVVDAYVSGNREGQAWLLRYLEQRGVPFQVRDAYTYATTPQGTEAVRGELVAALGADLEVDYVRDAGLPFPVRGAVRLRGQAQINPMDVLTALAEDVRSHGGRIVTGVRVRNVTGAGPSTIHVDRGSVQADSVVLATGSPILNRGLYFAKLKPNRSYAAALELTGDATPPEGMYLSVEQPVRSIRDYPADGRNLLLVGGNGHPVGKARSEQAHLEDVLSWARQHFPVAAVTHTWSAQDYQATNLMPFFGKLPRGRGRIFFATGYNKWGMTNAVAASLGITADILGGQLPWANTIHRRVTSPPGAASAVTLNAGVAATLAKDWGRLKKLPPADGAVPAEGTGTVAMSGRKPVATSTVDGTTCSLSAVCTHLGGILHWNDNEKSWDCPLHGSRFSSDGQVLEGPATRDLPPAG
- a CDS encoding DUF4232 domain-containing protein, encoding MRPQRINNGLIGTTAAAALVLLLTACGPSQPATQGTTEPATGPATGSATPSTQAAPEASTPPSPSASPSQPQPASPTSTSAEPQSTAAGTQLCKAPGLEATTDATGGGAAGSVYMELILTNSGKSACHLKGFAGVSLTTGPNGPPIGAPAQRDTSVAVQDVLLAPGKSGTAVLRYTQAGNYPDCKKTAAAGFRIYPPEDTASLFVARPLDACSNASIELLSIGAFQAR
- a CDS encoding efflux RND transporter permease subunit, which translates into the protein MTGWLVRWSLKFRLIVLAAAAGILGFGLTTLPSMPVDNLPEFSPPHVEIQTEALGLSAVEVEQLITSPMEADLLNGVAWLDEIRSKSVPGLSSIEMIFEPGTDILRARQLVAERLTQAFALPNVSTPPVLMQPLSSTSRVMMVQMSSQDVSPIDMSVLARWDVKPALMGVPGVANVSIYGQREQQLQVQVDPKQLHAKNVTLNQVVETAGNAVWVSPLSFLEASTPGTGGFLESANQRIGIQHVLPIRTPADLGKVSVEGASDKSLTLADVTTLSEDHQPLIGDAVTGKSPGLLLVIEKFPDTSVADVTQGVEAVLDGLRPGLSGITVDSTVFRPASFVESAVGSLGLALLVSLLMVTALIGFAFRSWRYALLAFIAISVAAMAAALVLQFQGAVLNVMAFAGLVLALLVVIGDVITDLHSFRRESADDRVSREALLAHGLQRSRVPVLFAGLAALLALTPALFVPGVEGAFLKPLVLSYLLATAVAMLVALTVTPALAVLLLRGHRRPRRSLSVVRKARLGYERSARAFTGKVATVFALAAAAMAIAALAIIPSATKELPVVAAVPDRTLLVEWEAAASTGTDVMNRVMTNASEELSGIRGVSSVGGHVGRAITSDSSSDVNAGELWVTMEDGANISSVRSEVQEIVEGYPGLTAKVTTYPEQQVAAASEIDNRQFRVRVFGVDLDILRQKADEIRGILSRTDGVVEPQVDVTVDQPVAEIEVDLAKAQKQGIKPGDVRRAAATVLQGIEVGYLFEQQKVFQVIVKGTESTRNSLTSVTDMMVDKPEGGQVRLGDVAKVTLRPNQTVIHHDDTSRRVDVVANIQGRSLGDVTSDVQAAIKGMQFPVEYHAEIPPQYAEKQAAGALIWWLALAAAAGILVLLLTVLGNWRLAGLVFLLLPVALSGGILAADLAGGFGSVYVLVALAAVLALAIRDVVMLMGTYQSLQSRAPSASPAHLMRQAAGERLLPTVLTTVITGLALVPLVLLGGPVGGGMLLPLALVVWGGLITTALLTLFILPILFLRIGPRTNTDWGSSLVINNGPVLPERSELS